The DNA region TATCCCGCGGTACCACTCTAATTCATTTCACGCTCTGAAATGATCTCTTTCGATGGCCGACACCATCTATCCTTGTAACGGCGGAATCCCGGCTCACCCTACATATCAGGCAGCTGTTCATAAACGAGTTCAAAATGATGAGCGCTGCCGTTTCTCACCAACCAACGGCTCTCTGAAAGGTTCGATCATTTTTACTATTTCTAATCAACACATTTGCTCGTATGGAATTATAGGTAATTATATGCACCCCTGGGGCCATTGTCAACCGCCTTTTCTGGCCCGTTTGCGGAAATTGTGCATGCGCGGAGGGGCAGATGGCTTGTTGGTACATATACTGCATTAGATTTTAATTAACGCCAAGGAGATGGAACCCCTTGAAACGGAAAAAGAAAAAAGTCAAAGTCAAACAATTTATTCCCACTCAAATGAGTCAAAGTCCCCTCTCCCCCACCCTTTTTAATCCTGGGCCGCAATTGCCCGGTATTTTCGGGCCGTCGCAGCCGTCATCGGGCCCTCCCGCTTCGTCCGGCTTCGGCTCCTTATTTAAGGGTTTGGGCGGATTGGACGGCATTTTGGGCACCTTGGGCAAAGTTCAAAAGATGGTCGGGATGTTCCGGCAGTTTTACCCGCTCATTAAATTATTTTTCCCCAAAGCGGCGACGGCAAGCGTAAGAAATGGCGGTACACCCCGCCGCCGGGCCGTAAAACAAAGAACAATCAACAAACGGAAGTGACTTCTGACAGGTCAGAAGTCACCCTTTTCTCTAAAAAACCCGTGTACGGAACACCTGCTGCCTTGATGTTCCGCACACGGGCGGTAAATCCTAAATCCCGTCATAAGCGCTGTCCTGGTTTAAGCAGATTTAGATCCAGGCAGTCAAAACAATTACCAAAAGGATGAACAAAACGAGGATAACTCCGGTGCTCGTAAAACCGCCGCCTGCGAAACACGACATCAGTGATGCCCTCCCTTCGTTTCAATCTACTTAAGCATATGACTTTAGCGGTACGTTGGATTGGTTATAAGTCCCGGAGCCGAAAAATAGGGCTGTTTCACAAAGCGGCGTTTAAGCATTCATCCATGAGTTCCAAGCCTGCTCGGATTGCACCTGAACATGCATATGCCGTTCGGCCTCACCCCAGGGTACGGAATAGGACTGGCCCTTTGCGCAAAAAATGGAGGATGAGGTATAGGCCGGATCGGCGTTTTTATCGTAGTTTTTAAGGCGGATGACATCTCCGGGATTATGGCAGGCTTCATAACCGCCGAATTTCAGCGAGATGACACCTTTGCCGTGCGTCATTGACGCCAAAACCGTACTATAATCCATAAAGGAGGCGACGGGAACGACGCCGGTGATCGTTGCGGAACTTCCCGTCAACTCAGGAGGATCAAACCGGCCATGAGCCTGCTGGATATCGGTCAGCACCTTGCCCAAATGCTCCGTGTCCACTTTGATTTTCACGTGGTATACCGGTTCAAGCAGTACGTTTTCCGCCTTTTCCAAGGCCTGTCTGATTGCCCGGAAGGACGCTTCCCGGAAGTCTCCCCCGCTGGTATGCTTGTTATGCGAACGGCCGGTTATCAATGTGATCCGCACGTCCGTGAGCGGCGAACCGGTCAAGAGCCCGTGATGCTCCTGCTCCAGCACATGCTGGCCGATCAGGTTCTGATAGCCCGCCGCCAGTTCGTCGGGATGGCATGCGTTCACGAACGCGACGCCGCTGTTTAGCCCCGTCGGCTCTAGCCGCAAATGCACCTCGGCGTAATGGCCGAGCGGCTCGAAATGCCCGCAGCCGTATACCGGCTTCGCGATCGTCTCTTTATAAAGAATTTCCGGCTGGCCGAAAGACACCTCAAAACCAAAGCGCTCCCGCACCACCTGCTGCAAAATTTCAAGCTGGACCTTGCCCATGACGTGAATATGCAGCTCCTGCAGATGCTCATCCCAGCCAGTCCCTAAAGCCGGGTCTTCCGCATCCAGCATTTGAAACGCGCGGAGCACTTCTTTGATGTGCAGCGGGGGAGCGAACAGCACTTTGGATTGCAGGGTCGGCACAAGCTCGA from Paenibacillus macerans includes:
- a CDS encoding sporulation protein YjcZ, which produces MSCFAGGGFTSTGVILVLFILLVIVLTAWI
- a CDS encoding GTP-binding protein, which translates into the protein MNKTIGLLAHVDAGKTTFAEALLYRTRAIRSRGRVDHRNAFLDGHEIEKARGITVFADQAEMTYGNSVYFLLDTPGHVDFSAEMERALQVLDYAVIIVSAVEGVEGHTETVWELLRAYGIPTFFFINKIDRTGADPERVLADIRRQLTGDALDVAVFTPDHWEDSLKAWLAERDDALLEPYFEGTLNDKEWTGHLISLIRGRKVFPCLKGSALLDLGIDVFLERLDQLTVAAYDDGAPFAGRVYKIRHDGQGARITFIKALQGVLAVRGEVEYGTGEARKAEKITAIQKVNGQRYAQADSISAGELFAVTGLTSAFPGQGVGAIHDAAPFELVPTLQSKVLFAPPLHIKEVLRAFQMLDAEDPALGTGWDEHLQELHIHVMGKVQLEILQQVVRERFGFEVSFGQPEILYKETIAKPVYGCGHFEPLGHYAEVHLRLEPTGLNSGVAFVNACHPDELAAGYQNLIGQHVLEQEHHGLLTGSPLTDVRITLITGRSHNKHTSGGDFREASFRAIRQALEKAENVLLEPVYHVKIKVDTEHLGKVLTDIQQAHGRFDPPELTGSSATITGVVPVASFMDYSTVLASMTHGKGVISLKFGGYEACHNPGDVIRLKNYDKNADPAYTSSSIFCAKGQSYSVPWGEAERHMHVQVQSEQAWNSWMNA